The DNA region taggtatgttcattgccttgagaTAACAATCCATCTGGGTTGAtgctatttaaaaatatacacaCATGTAAAGCCCCTTCTCTGTTACAGAGCTACATTGCTAAGCACATATAAAAGCTGTAGACCAACCCCACAGGGAAGCATTTACATAGATAGTACAGTAGATGCTTTCTTGGTAAAAATATATTATGCAGTATGGCTGAACCTACAAAATCTATGGATATGTACTGGTTTTGAAATCTGGTTAAAGATGACTTGCCACTGATTTTATTCTCTCATCCGTGTAGGAGAATACCCCTTTATGATTACTGGCAAGAGAACAAACACATTCCTTAATAGGGGGTCAAATAAATTGACTTTTCGTTTCTAGCTTTTTGTAAAATTTAAGTTCTGCTCTGTGGATGGTGATCTtgcattttgtctctcatagctaatttacttaaacaaatgaCATGCATTAATGAATGTTATTATTAGGAACACAAATATTTCAAGCATTATCTTTTCTAAGTTTTTGAATAGTTTCCAGAGTTCATTATGATGTCTTAAAGCTATATTTCAACTTCGCATTTTCTTCCACCCTCACAGATTACTCTATTCATTGATTATACCTGCCTTCATATTAGCTGGAGGTTTATTTCTCTGTCTGTTGCTTCTACTCTATTGTTTACGATTCTGGCTTCAACGACGGAGAAATCTACTAACGCCTCCAGGGGATGATGGGGAAAAGCCACTCGTAGTTGCATTTTTCCATCCATATTGTAAtgctggtggtggtggagagAGAGTGCTATGGTGTGCTTTGAGAGCTTTACAGAAAAAGTAAGTAAAGACATGTTCATGCTTAAATATATGTATTTCTGtatcttctgtatcttgagcctatcttctggagtattggctattcctgccagcttgatgcaatctgcaaatttaatgagttccccttctaacCCCTCGCCTAactcattgatgaagatattgaagagtaggTCAGTTTTGAGCCAAATGTATATAATTAACTAGAAAACATACCCTCCCCGTTGGGTCATTATTTCAAgcatatttccttacctaaatagaGTGCAGTGAGTGTAgaagtgacttctgacttcccaTTGAATTTCTGGTGGGAATCTGGCAGGGAGCATTGGAAACCCCCTCCTCTCCAGGTAGCTAAGTGGCTGCTGGTGGATGGGAGAGGGAGCGAGGGATTGTGATCTGGttgggaaactgtcacagaacaTTGAAAATGATCACGTGATTGCAAGTGCAGTAGCAGCACTTGAAGCAGCCCCCaaattccccaaatttcattcccttggGAGTCATGGGTCCAAGATTTGGGGCACAAtctgtaaattagcccatttgaggtaccttggttcaaaaatagTTGCCCTATTGCTGTCCCAGCCCAACACTAGGTTCATTGCCTCATGTGCCCTGGCCCAAAACTGAATACACTGAGGTAGAGATTGGAAACAAAAGTTTATTTTTAGTGACAATAGAAATTCTCCCTCAAAGCTGTTATACCCCACTGATCTCTCATGGTGGTTTTTATACAGCAATTTCCACtatttcacccagttaaaagttcatgacaATGAGTGTTTTAGTAATATATGAATTCTTGTGTGGGACCATTCTTAGATAATAGTGAATACATCTAAGGAAAAAACCCTCAGTAAACCATGCTTGCGTTTACATTGTCACAAAGCTAATTTAGAATTGATTTAAACATATATGATTGGAATTTAATTTAGAACACACAAACATGTCTGTCTATCtgatctatcatctgtctgtctgtctatttgtctatctatTTTTGTGAGGTGGGCCTTGTAAAAACTTCTGTGATGCTCTAAATGGATTGGGGCTGATATAGCATATAACTTCTTCTTAAGAAACCAACTATAGAACTCTGCTATGGGCATAGcgtgacagaataattaatcatctttcctcatttaaaacatttttttttgagtttctgcAAAGCCTCATAGCAAAAGCTTTGGGAGTAATTTTTAAATATCCAGGTATTATATAGCATTAAGCCATGGATTTAAAATTAGctgaaaagagaacaaaatgTTGTCTGcatctgaaatattttaataggaaaacattttatttccagGTACAAGAATGCCTCCTATATTGTCTACACAGGTGATACTGATGCTAGAGCTGAGCATATTCTACAAGGTGCATACAGGCGATTCAACATCAGACTGAAACACCCTGTGAAGTTTGTGTTCTTGAATAAGCGCTACTTAGTAGAAGCCTCCCGTTATCCGTATTTCACTCTGTTAGGTCAGAGCTTAGGATCTGTGTTTCTTGGCTGGGAAGCTCTTACGAAGTGTATCCCTGATATTTATATTGACTCCATGGGTTATGCATTCACGCTTCCTCTCTTTAAATATCTGGGAGGTTGCCGAATAGGATGTTATGTTCACTATCCTACAATCAGTACTGATATGCTTTCTGTGGTCAGGAATCAGCATGCACGATTTAATAATGCAGCCATTATCACAAAAAATCCCCTCTTAAGTAAAATGAAACTTGTATATTATTACTTTTTTGCTTCCATATATGGGCTAGTTGGTTCTTGCAGTGACACTGTCATGGTTAATTCTACATGGACTCTCAATCACATCCTTTCCCTCTGGAGGTGTAACGACCGCACAAGCATTGTGTATCCACCTTGTGACGTACAGACTTTCCTGGATATTCCACTACAAGAAGAAAATGGGATTATAAAACCAACAGTTGTTTCTATAAGCCAGTTCAGGCCGGAGAAGGACCACTCCCTGCAGATTAGAGCTTTTGCTAAATTTTTGGCTAAAACTGAAGGACAGCCACTCTTGCCAAAGCTTATTTTGATTGGGGGCTGTCGTAACCTAGATGATGACCAGCGTGTAAATGAACTTAAGAAGCTCTGTCAAGAGTTAGGCATTGAAAAAAAGGTGGAATTCAAAGTTAATATTCCATTTGAAGAACTAAAGAGGCATCTGGCTGATGCAACTATTGGACTTCACACCATGTGGAACGAACATTTTGGAATTGGTAGGTATTTTTGTGTATGTTCTATAAACTGCTGCTTAGAAAATTTGGGTCAGTAAAATAGATTGTGTAACTAAGGTTTAATTTGCATTTTCAGATCAAAAAATGACATTCTGTCCTCAATACTACATCAAATTCGCATGGCGATTTACTATAGTGGCCTGACCTAAAATGGTATATAAACTGCCATGAATACTTACTATTAATAACCAGATATTATATTCTCATCAAGATTTTACATGATTATCTCAGGTTTTCTCTGTTCACTCATAGTCCTAAAAAGTAGCAAATGCTACTTATTATGATTCGCATGTCATAAACATTATACATTTTTaactttaatttgtttaatatttttgaCATTCATGGCCAAATTGTGAACTCTATTAAATACTGAAACCGAATACTTAGGAATTTTAAATAAAGATCAACAAGTAAGAGGCAATCTCCCCAGAAACCCATAATAGTGAAATGTTTGATGGGAGATACACTAGTTTGCTCCAATACATTAAACATTTCTCTGAAATTTATTGATTTCATAGTATCTATAGCCTGCCCCAATGGTGCAGACTGGGCGGTAACCAACATTAAATAAATCCAATATTAACACAAATGTCATATAAGGGTACATCCAGTACATTTGAACTCAGAAGCTTATTAGCAGCCAATGATATGGCCTCAAAATCAGTGTTATTCTGCTCTATCAAGCTCTTCTACTCAATCCAGACACTACATTCTGTATCTCCTGTAGCTTCTGTGTTGTCTTCGAAGGTAGATAGTTCTTCAGATAGGGCTGAAAATTTGCACCAGCCAAAGCTGGTTAAAGCTTGACTCCCCTTACTGTTGAAGCTAGAGCTGCCAGTCAAAGAGACCATGTCTTTAAATTTCCTGTGAGTAATTTACTTGGATTTTATGACTGCAGGATCAGGACTGGAATCTTAGGATAAACATATATTTTGATGACTACTTTTTGGAGAGTATTTTTTACCAAGTTGTTTCAAATTTTCATTGGTGCACGTGCTACTTTAAAATCAGAAAACAAGAGTTGTGCCTTTTCTTTTGTATGCAAAGTTGTAATAGGAAATGGCATTCTTGgttgagaaagaatgaaagaaccaCAGTATTACAGCAATCTGTTCTATGTCTTCTACAGGAATTGTTGAATGTATGGCAGCTGGCACAATTATTCTTGCTCACAATTCTGGAGGCCCCAAATTAGATATTGTGGTACCATATGAAAGAAATATAACTGGATTTCTAGCAGAAGATGAAGATGGCTATGCAGACTCTATGGCTCACATCTTTTCATTATCTCCTGAAAAAAAGCTGCAGATCAGACAAAGCGCTCGTGAATCTGTGAAGAGGTTTGCTGATCAAGAATTTGAGGAAACATTCTTATTATCTGTAGAACggctatttaaataaaatattttgcttataaATATATGACATACTTGAGTTATTATGGAACTACAAATACATGTTCTACGTTTCTATTCATAGTGCAACAAAGATTTTACTCTTTAAATATTAAAGATATCTTGATAGAGCATATTTGACAGATTTTTAATGTCAAATAGTATTTAAGGCCCTACTTCCCAAAATTATCACAAAATTATCCAGCATTCAATAATGATTATCTAATTTTTGTCATAATAGCACTAAGCATATATTTTAATGATTTAATTGTATTAGGGCTTAAATCTATTCcattattttaattctttccaTAATCTATTCTTTAATTAACTAAAAGCTATAGAATCTATCCAAGTTTGAATGCCTAGAACTTTACATTACAGACCAATAGTCAAAATGTTTACTGAAAAATGTCTATCATCTGTTTTCATCCAAAAACTGAAACGTGATGAGTAGTGAAGCTCTATATTTATTGTGGTTATAAATTTGATTTGAAGTGCATCTGTGAAAGTATCACTACATTAACTGTTTTTAATGGCAAAGGTATATGAAATCCAAGGGAGAGAAGAATTCCAGCAGATTTTTACTTTGCTATACTAGACAACTGTAAAATTTACAACGAAAAGATGAAGCACCCACTTTCCAAACTCAGGTCTTAACATTCATACAATTTATTATTAATTCTTAAGTATTTATTACCGAAGAATGTGTTAACTGATTGCACTTTGTTTTTCTCCAGTCAAGTAATTATTATCTTCCAAGCTGTCATTAGATTTGCTAAGTTTGCTATTGGCTATAGATTGTTTTTGTTGTTCTGTGTTTGCTGATTCAACTGGATTTTTTGAAATCTCCTCCTCTAGAGATGTTACCACATTTTTCAAAGATTCCACTAGCTCATCTCTTAGTTCATCTTCAGATTCTTCAAAGTTTCTGTACAAGAACAAAAAATGGTGTTATGTTTTTACTAAATTACCAAAATGCTATGTTTACAAATAAGGTAACACTTCTGAGCACTAGATGGTAGCAGTGtggtatgtaccatatttttaggagtataagatgcaccagagtataagacgcaccaagattttgaagaggcaaattaaaaaaaggtttttgcactctgcagacctcccaaaaatggccagttttttgtccaaaaaaagggcatgcatagcctttaggaggcttatagagtgctcctgggggctgggggggggaaacggcctgttttttgctcatttctatcctccccagcccccaggagcactctggaagcctcctaaaggctctgcacagccatttttgcaaagtgggcagggtttcagaaggccaaaattcagtgtataagacgcaccaagattttcaccctcttttgagaGAAAATGATGcatcatactccaaaaaatatggtacataacaTCTATATAATAGGCTTGGTTGAATGCAGAATCTGAATCGGGATTATGATTTGGGCAGAACTGTCAAAatgatatttatagaaagacatgCTCTTATAGATCCATTAAATAAACAATATTACCTCTCTAGCAATCTCCATACTATTGGTGTAGTACAGtgttccccaaacttggcaactttaagacttgtggacttcaactcccagagttctccagccagaagagctagctggagaattctgggagttgaagtccacaagtcttaaagttgccaagtttgggaaccactggtggtGTATATATTTGAATCCATTATAAATAGAAAACTAGAGTGATACAGTGTCATCATGAGGGCTTTTGGTTACACAAATTCACAGCTCCACATAATTCCAGCCAGCTAAAAAATTCAACAAGGAACATGTAAGCTCCTTGTTATCTCAGTGGATTTTATTATATAGATGAATTATCTATGTGCAGTGTAATGTTTTATAAGCACATTCATACAATTAACTTTGAATGCTGCAATTGGGAATTGATCAGATTAACTGCAAAATTTAACTCATCACAACAATTTTGCTCATCTTTTAATGACTCATATTCAATccatttaaacaatttatatgtcATCAGTTAAACTTACGTTAGAACATGAGCAGTTGTGTGTGGTCTGATGGACCTTCCCATTACTTTTGAGACATGCAGAGCAAAATGGTTTCTGATTGGCAGTATTTATTGTTTTGTTGCAATGCATGTATTTGATGTGGTTGTCATTCTCAGCTTTGCATACTTATACATATATTAAAATCTGGActattataaatttaaaaagtgaGCTGAAGAAAGTTTGTATGAACCAGTTTTTCAAAGGGCCAAGTTACACATCCAGCAGTTGTAATGACTTacgtatcat from Thamnophis elegans isolate rThaEle1 chromosome 3, rThaEle1.pri, whole genome shotgun sequence includes:
- the ALG11 gene encoding GDP-Man:Man(3)GlcNAc(2)-PP-Dol alpha-1,2-mannosyltransferase isoform X1, with the protein product MISPTNKRRRNENIKQRLLYSLIIPAFILAGGLFLCLLLLLYCLRFWLQRRRNLLTPPGDDGEKPLVVAFFHPYCNAGGGGERVLWCALRALQKKYKNASYIVYTGDTDARAEHILQGAYRRFNIRLKHPVKFVFLNKRYLVEASRYPYFTLLGQSLGSVFLGWEALTKCIPDIYIDSMGYAFTLPLFKYLGGCRIGCYVHYPTISTDMLSVVRNQHARFNNAAIITKNPLLSKMKLVYYYFFASIYGLVGSCSDTVMVNSTWTLNHILSLWRCNDRTSIVYPPCDVQTFLDIPLQEENGIIKPTVVSISQFRPEKDHSLQIRAFAKFLAKTEGQPLLPKLILIGGCRNLDDDQRVNELKKLCQELGIEKKVEFKVNIPFEELKRHLADATIGLHTMWNEHFGIGIVECMAAGTIILAHNSGGPKLDIVVPYERNITGFLAEDEDGYADSMAHIFSLSPEKKLQIRQSARESVKRFADQEFEETFLLSVERLFK
- the ALG11 gene encoding GDP-Man:Man(3)GlcNAc(2)-PP-Dol alpha-1,2-mannosyltransferase isoform X2, producing the protein MGTFKQLFRLLYSLIIPAFILAGGLFLCLLLLLYCLRFWLQRRRNLLTPPGDDGEKPLVVAFFHPYCNAGGGGERVLWCALRALQKKYKNASYIVYTGDTDARAEHILQGAYRRFNIRLKHPVKFVFLNKRYLVEASRYPYFTLLGQSLGSVFLGWEALTKCIPDIYIDSMGYAFTLPLFKYLGGCRIGCYVHYPTISTDMLSVVRNQHARFNNAAIITKNPLLSKMKLVYYYFFASIYGLVGSCSDTVMVNSTWTLNHILSLWRCNDRTSIVYPPCDVQTFLDIPLQEENGIIKPTVVSISQFRPEKDHSLQIRAFAKFLAKTEGQPLLPKLILIGGCRNLDDDQRVNELKKLCQELGIEKKVEFKVNIPFEELKRHLADATIGLHTMWNEHFGIGIVECMAAGTIILAHNSGGPKLDIVVPYERNITGFLAEDEDGYADSMAHIFSLSPEKKLQIRQSARESVKRFADQEFEETFLLSVERLFK
- the ALG11 gene encoding GDP-Man:Man(3)GlcNAc(2)-PP-Dol alpha-1,2-mannosyltransferase isoform X3: MGNRLLYSLIIPAFILAGGLFLCLLLLLYCLRFWLQRRRNLLTPPGDDGEKPLVVAFFHPYCNAGGGGERVLWCALRALQKKYKNASYIVYTGDTDARAEHILQGAYRRFNIRLKHPVKFVFLNKRYLVEASRYPYFTLLGQSLGSVFLGWEALTKCIPDIYIDSMGYAFTLPLFKYLGGCRIGCYVHYPTISTDMLSVVRNQHARFNNAAIITKNPLLSKMKLVYYYFFASIYGLVGSCSDTVMVNSTWTLNHILSLWRCNDRTSIVYPPCDVQTFLDIPLQEENGIIKPTVVSISQFRPEKDHSLQIRAFAKFLAKTEGQPLLPKLILIGGCRNLDDDQRVNELKKLCQELGIEKKVEFKVNIPFEELKRHLADATIGLHTMWNEHFGIGIVECMAAGTIILAHNSGGPKLDIVVPYERNITGFLAEDEDGYADSMAHIFSLSPEKKLQIRQSARESVKRFADQEFEETFLLSVERLFK